The Miscanthus floridulus cultivar M001 chromosome 6, ASM1932011v1, whole genome shotgun sequence genomic interval ACTCCCGGCGCTGCCAACGCGTTCCAGCGCCGCTGAGCGCGCCCGACCGGTGGTGGTGCCAGCGAAGGAGGCCGATCAGAGCGTTCTGGTGGACCTGCGAGAACCGGCTGCCACCGTGGACGAGCAGGGCAACAAGCTGGCGCTCGCGCTCTTCTCCGCGCCACCAGCCACGAACGGCACCTGGGTCACGTTCCCATCGGATTCGGACGCCGCAGCAGAGCCAGCGGTGACCTCGGCATGGCAGATGCCTGCGGCGGAGCCCGGGAAGGCGGACTGGGAGTTGGCGCTGGTGGAGACGGCGAGCAACCTCTCGAAGCAGGCGACGTCGCTGGGGGAGGGATGGACACGCTGCTGCTGGACGGGATGTATGACCAGGGTGCCGTGCGGCAGCAGGTGGCCACGCAAGCCGTGTCCGGGAGCGCGAGTAGCGTGGCGCTGCTGCCCGGGCACGGCGCGGTGGCTCCAGTGTTGAGGCTCCCGGCCCCCGACGGCACGGTGCAGACTGTGGGCGGTGACCCGTTCGCGGCGTCGCTGGCGGTGCCGCCGCCGTCGTACgtgcagatggcggagatgaagcggaagcagcagctgctggtGCAGGAGCAGCATATGTGGGCGCAGTACAGGCAGGGCGGCATGTAGGGGCAGCCTGCCGGGTTCAACGCCGGCATGGCCATCGTGCCCTATGGTGGCTATGGGATACCGCCCATGGCGTACAACCAGCAAGTCGAAGGATACGTGCGAGGCTGCAGCACGTAAAGTTACACGAATGAGGGGGTTTTTTTCTAACTCCTAAaatattaggagttgttggagatggaTTTTTTATAGGATCTTTCTAAAAACTTAGGAATAGGAGGAggtttagggaactcttggagatactCTTAGTCTCTGGTTAGTTTTATTATCTATTATTTTCGAAGATTGTCAATGATGACTAACAATAACAATGTTTGGTGATCGAATAATGAAATGTGGGTGGATTTCTTCACAGAGAATCTCTTGACTCATGAAATTATATATAGAATATATATGCAAAGAATATTTATTTTTTCAAAATTATGTCCAAGAATATTTGTATATTGGACATTGACGGTAGCGTCGACCAATATGGGACCCGGCTAAAAACGCTGAATATCTTTAGAAACATATACATTATATAGGTCTCTGagtttcttttctcttcttcctcttctttgtgTGTAACCCGGCTAGGCAACCAAGCAGTTCAGTGTGGAAAGAATCCAGAAGGAAATGTTCTCGCCCAGAACACGACCACTATCATCTCTAGGCCTAGTTTAGATGTCATTCAAATTCCAAGTATTTTtactctctttccatcacatcaatttttagccgcttacatagagtattaaatgtagataaaaaaaataactaattacacagtttagttgaaaatcacgagatgaatcttttgagtctagttggTCCACAAttagacaatatttgccaaataaaacgaaagtaatactattcatcgagttcaaaaaaaatttgcaaagtgaacaagaCCCTAATAGCAATAGCCCCAACCCCCATCCATTCTGGAGCTGTCGCCGGTCCGCCCCACTTGCTATGCTGACGATTACCTGTATATACTACTTCCTCCGTTCCTTAGTATAAGCCATATAATTTTTAGCACTAATATTAATATACGGTTCGAGGAAaaatgtgagaccgaggaaaaaaaggaaaatcaggccatcttctctctgcaatcagattgcttcctaaatctaagggattggttggggcatgtgctatgtacggtgggaaggtttccaaactaatcggcgtgggaactgatacgtacctatattttggaattttctttaaaaatctatatggcttatattaagaaaCGGAGGAAGTATTTTTTAATATTATTAATGACGATTTATTATTAATGACGATTTGAGTTGAGGATAGTATGTAATAACGGAGTGCGTCGGAGATCACGATGCGGACGAGTTTCGAGCCCACGTACGCGCGGAACCGACTCCGACGCGCTTTACGGAACTGACTACGAACGTGCACCAATCCATACAGCCTTCAAGTCCAACAATTAAGCGCCGGCCGGCGGAATTGTATCCACCGCCTCGCGCGATCCATCTTGTCGTCCTCCGGCTAGCTCCCTCGCCGGCGCGGCAAGATGGGCGAGCGCAAGGTGCTAAACAAGTACTACCCGCACGACTTCGACCCGTCCAAggtcccgcggcggcggcggcccaagAACGAGCAGACCAAGGTGCGCACGATGCTCCCGATGACCGTCCGCTGCGGCGCCTGCGGGGAGTACCTCGGCCGGGGCACCAAGTTCAACGCCCGCATGGAGGACGTCCCCGGCGAGAGGTACCTGGGCGCGATCCGGGTCTTCCGCTTCTACATCAAGTGCTCGCGCTGCTCCGCCGAGATCGCGTTCAAGACGGACCCCAGGAACTCGGGCTACGCGCTCGAGTCCGGCGCCAGCGCCACGCGGACGCtcctggtggaggaggaggaggagctggggCGGGACGGCGGAGGGGACGCCATGGCGGCGTTGGAGCGCCGGGCGCGCGACGGCCGGCGCGAGATGGAGGCGGACGCGGCGCTCGAGGAGGCGCACTCGCTCAATGCCAGGCGCGCCCGCGTCGCGCCGGAGCAGGCCCTCGAGGCCCTGCTGTGCCGCCGAAGCCAGGACAAGACAATGCAGGAACAGGAGCAGGACGCGGACGAGGCGCTCGTCAGATCCGTCCATTTCCGCAACTCTGCTGGATACGTCAAGCGGATCGAGGAGGACGATgatcgggaggaggaggaggatgcctTCACGGTCTCTCTGCCCAGAACCATGCCCGACCACCAAGCGCATGAGAATAAGGAGGAGAAGCGGCGGCAAGCTCCCGTGGTTATTGTTTCCAAGAGGAGATGCGTGCCGATGACGGTAACAGAGGACAAGTCACACGACGGCGGTCACGCCGACAAGTCGGAGGGTAAAGCATCTGCCGGGGACACCAAGGCGAACAGTGGCGCTCTTCAGGTGCTCTGCTGCAGCTACGACAGCGACCAAGAGGAGACCTGATGACTGATGGTGATTACTCTCTACCTCTTGCTgcgaagcaatcaagcaatttcGAATATCTAGGCGTAAATATAGTACTGTATTATAACGTTGATTAACAGTTTTATACAATTTATTTAAAACATCAGCTTCTTCAACCGTACCGTTTCATCAGGATGAAACTATGTTTCTAACATCTTGGTAATCCTGTGAAACTTCACTGAGGCGCTATCATTTCACCCATTCACGCCCTATGTCATACGGTTCGCAGCCAGTCTTCACCGGTGCATTCCTGCTCGATCGTCTCCTTTGCAGGCACCATTGGGGTCAGCCGCAGAGACCAGGAGCTTCGCTGCCGCTGCTCCGCGGTAGCCCGAGGTTGAAGCCACCGGCGACATCGTACGCATCCTTGAAGTTGGCATGCACACTCGAGCCTCTCCATCGAGGCCTCCTGATGGATGACGCCTCTCCAGATAGAAGATATGCTTATCGCTATTGCTGATGCCGGTGATGTGTCTGGTCTTATCTGCCGCGGAGCAAGCAAGAAAAGGCTGATGATGGCTACCATGCAAAAGCTGCTGCATTCTAATATGAGGCTGAGTGTGCATGTTGTGCTTTGTTGTGTGAAAAATTCTTCTTTCTAGAGCCGACGAACTGCTGCTGCATCTCAGATCTCTACTGTTCTTTCTAGTACTCGGGGCCTGCAGGATGGTGGCCCAGATATGTGCCGAATAAATTGTTGTACATGTTGTTTCGACCTGTCCACCTAATAAGTACATAACGGGTTGATACagcttgttcgcttgaacttatcagccgacttatcagttagaatcctatagtatttttctcttacaataaatcagcttcagccgaTTTATTAGCCAGCTTTAATACCGGCCGAATCTGAGTTTGATTGTTTAATTTCTGTTGGGGTTTCAGTCCAGCCATAAGTTTTAGGCTTTGTTCGCTTCCACTTATTAACAGTACCATTTTagcaaaataaaaatatttttctctcatgtcAAATCAGCATGAGCCGTTTGCCAAACGGTGAAGCATATGACTGATTGACTATTCCCAGAAGTAAAAACGGTGAAGCATATGACTGATTGACTATTCCCAAAAGTAAATTTTAGTAAGAGGATGTTTGGATGTGGGCCGCTGCTGGCCACACCGCAGGTGCGGCAACTTGTGGCGAGCTGCAGGTGGGACGATGTTTTCTCACGCCACATTTTATGGCGAGTTTGCTTCTGTGAGCTGCTGTGGCTGCCACGGTTGTGTTAGGAACCAAACAAAGGCTTTGATTTCTGTGGCTGGCCACATCTGTGGTGTGCCGATGTGTGGCAGCGAACCAAACGGCCTCTAAGTCCGAATCATGTGTGGTTACATAATTCATATGGTGTATTTGATCACAACACCATGTAACAATTTAATGCTCTGGCTTAACGATGAAACTGTAAGATAAAATTGTGCACTGAGAATACgaggattattttatttataGATCTGAACATGTAAAGCTTACATGGTACTATTAAAAACAGCAACAAAACACGAACCCGATGTTGCCTTTTTTTTTAGAGAGAGTATACGCGTAGTAAAACATACCGACTCTATTATAGAAGAAAAGGAGAACCGGAGAATCTTAATTCAAGTCCGTTTGTATTTGGACTCTTACCAATCTCTTAGGCCTTAGCAGGGCTATATATACGTGAGAGCTCTACGTTGTAATCATCAATATTCAGataaataaagaatagtctccaTTCTCTTGTGTCTATGTGTTCTACTTTCATCAACTAtattgatcatgagagacggagAGAAAAATGTCCCAACCGctggcaacatgttttataacacgttatcagcacgacAAGCTCTACGTCGACATCGTTGAAGCCGCCGCCGATCTTCGATGCCAACGCTCGCGTCGATGTACCGTCGCGACTACTTCGACGACGTTGACATCCCAACGTTGTTAGCGGAACGAATCTGCTACTTTTACCTGCTACCGATCTGCACTACATCGATATGCACCGTTGCTGTCGAGCAGACAGTTCTAAGACAATGTCAAATGTCCTACGCGGTATGTATCTACCAACCACTGCTCTACGCGGTACGTGACGTAGATCAAATTGACATCCTTGGTATGGAAGTGTCGCACGTGACATATGACTGTCTTGGGCCATCAAGTTATGCAATTGTTCCTGTTCTAACATTGTACACGAAAGTACATATATGCTCGTACATGCAGTATATACATACATGGATAGTATATGCTTTACGGATTGCATCtagattatttttaaaaaaaaaggtaaAACAGGAGTACGATATTGATTTGTCTTGCGGCTGAATGTTGACCATATCTAGCGCACTTTGCGGCCCACGAGCTGCATCGCCAAGGTTGTCGTGCCGAATCACGACTACGATCGTGTGTCAGCGTTagagatgaaaatggtacggatatttttcgatcgTATTCGAGATTGAATTCGTTTAAAGGGGTTCAGATCTATTTGTATCTGAGTCCGAATactcaacatccgataccgtatccgtattcgaatactcaaatcacatatttatgatgtcaatatccaattatatcctatccgatatagttgacactatccgtattcgaatataAATCTgaacaaaaatataaaaacaacTGTAATATCAGTCATACCCATTTTCTTCCCCGGTCACCATTGGCTCGCACACCAACGCACTCACCCGGCCTTTTGCCGTTGCGGTACTGGTAGGTCTAGGCGTTTAGCCGAGACTCGCAGTCAAACAGAGCAACCACCGACACTCCGACAGCAACGCACATAAAAAAGGAAATTTTCTTGTGTGTTTATTTCCAAGAAGAGCACGTGAGCTTCCTTTTCTAGTTTTCTTGCTTGTGTATGAAAGAAGTCTGACACCAGCACGGCACACAAGGCTTAGCCGTGCACAGTAAGATTGCGGAGCCATAATTGGGCCACGTTTAGTTcatccaaaatccaaactttaacACTATATAAAAAAAAGATTCCTCATCACATTAAACTTACgttacatgcatggagtattaaatgtcgacgaaatcaaaaactaattgcatagtttggttgtactttgcgagacgaacgttttgagcctaattagtcaataattagataattattaccaaataaaaataaaatgctACAAGTGTTGTTACAGTGCTACCAAATTCGGCCGGCGCCGAATCCGGTCCAAACTAAACGCGGCCTTGAATACGGCCTGAACGCTGACACGCAACCATGGCCATCTCCGGCAAGCGACACGCACGCTTTCTTGTCGTCAACGGTCCTGCAGGCTTCGCAACCCAAATTATGAATTGAAGACGCCGTGAAACAAAGTTGCTCTCACCCACGGCTTGCATGCCACTACTGCTCCTGTGTTCGTCGCATTAAAATCCGAGATATCAGAAACAAACCAGAAAATAGGAAAGGGCTCTTTAAATCTGAAATTTATATATAAGCCCATGATTCTAGCAGAATCTAAGTATATGTACTAAATATATTCTAGTAGAATAGTTCATATACTTTCTAGTTTTAGGGTGTTTATGAATTGAAAACCCTAAATTTTAGTTTTTATAACTATTTGTCTGAATAATTAACCTAGATCCTCTGTTGATGCATATTTACTGTACCCCTTATATTTTGAATTGAATATATAAGAGGTTGTATACAACATTAAATCTGTAGTTTAATTGTTGTTTTGCCTAGCTTTATTTTTCTGAATTAATAGtagattaattctgaaaataTCTCTACGTTTtgaatttaattctgaaaaatgctAGAGCAACCTCATCATGTATACCATGTATTTGCACGAGTAAATTTTTGAATGATTACACTAGAAACATGGTATAAGGTATATGGGTTTTCTAAATCCTGCAGACCTTAGGCTTATCACTTTTGAGATGCTCATATTTGTTTTTCCTAGCATAATAAAATTTTGGGATGAACGAATGTTTGGtattaattctaaaaatttgcATATACCATAATCCTGAAAAATGCTAGGATGTTTCTAAGAATATTTTGTATAACTATCCCCTATCTTTTTACACATTGCTACTTATTTACACGCAGTAAACCTATATGCACATAATGATTCCTAGTTATAatgatatatatgaatgatagaATTATATAGCATGGTGATTGTTGAATCCTAGTAGGATATTCTACTACCACTGAAGTGAAATAGACTCAGGCACTATAGTTCCTGGTATTACTCTCAAGAATGAGTATGTGGCTATAATAAATTTCGAAGGTCTTATGAGACTCACTGAAGGAGaaattctagaagatatcctataTTATGATTGCATAATGTTAGAAATATTGAAAATTGAATTTTCAAGCTTATATGATCATATGGGATATAAATGCTACTCTATATAATACAATTAGCTTGAAGCTTTGTGTTAAAAGTCATTGAAGACGAAAAGATAAAGACAACTTTGTCTAATTCCAGAAGAAATGTTTCTTGAAATAGAAGATCAAGAGCATTGAAGTACTAGAAGTATCCAATATTATCTAGAATTACTCAATATCAAGTAGAAATTGAGTCAGAATTTTTAGATAGCTCTATGAATCAGAATATGTGACTTACATATATTATACTCATAGAAGGACGAGCAAGCATGAAGCTGCTAAATGTCAAGCATTGAAGCTAAATATGTAAGAACGGATAGAGATTAGAACATTTAAAGTTTCTCTTGAAGAAGAACTTAAATCATGTGCTTATAAATTTGTTTCTTTTAAAATTCATATCCTGAAGTATTGATATAGTGGTGGTAGTGCTTTAAGTTTTAATTCCCAGTTGAATTAAGTGGATTATATAAACTCATAGAAGAATTAATGGTTACTTTATTAGCTTGAAGACTAATATGAAGCATTTAATATTATTAGTTGCAATTTTTACTTGCAGTAATATATGTTAATCTTCCATGGAATGAATTATGTTTTACATATAAACAATTGCCTATTGCCTATCTAAATAAATTTTACATTAATTTTATCCACAAAGAAGCCTTAATTAACCATGAAGATTATAGTTCTTTGTGCACTACTACCACGTAGGTAGAAGGGAAATTGAATTTCTAGAAGCACATGAACAGTGGACTATACTGGCATAATAAATGATCTTAGAAGGATAAATTTAGCCAAGAAATAGTATAATCCTAAAACTAAGTATTGAATACTTTAGCCCAAAAAACTAAAAGTTTATGTCCTACCCTGAATATGTTGTTGTACACTAAATAGTACACTAGATATGTGAATTTTATGCAAGCACCAATGAATACTAGAAGTATGATTGGAATCTATAAAACATTAGAAATGATTATTCGTAGATGATGCATGTAGCATATTACTACTTAAAGTAATTGTAGCATGAAAAGGGGGAGGAATTTTGGGTAAAAGCACAAAAATGtgggtaatatatatttaataggcataGCCTTCCTAAATATATTTTTAAGTGCATGTAGCAGGACTTAAAGTCCCAACCACGTCCCTTCCGGTCGTTCTCTACATTGCACTAATTGCATGCGAGCTTGTAGGTTTGCATTTTTGTTGTTATATATTCCGTTGAATTGAATACCAATATTCCACATTACATATGAATGTGTATTACTATGTTGTGCTCTCAATGAGCTGCAACTGCCTCTACTCCTATATGAATATTAGCATAAGCTGCTATATTTGTAGCTAGTAGCTATCTTTGCACTTCTCTCATAATTAAATTGGCTAGCCAGCACGCTATGTCTATATAGTTCTCGTTAAACTAAGGAatcttttgctttcaatgcattGCATGCATAAGCAATGGATTGATCTAGGGCCAAATAGCCTAAGATCAGGGGGAGTGAGTTAATATGAAATTAGCTCAATAGAgactgtgggggatatgaccccgaatatccatggtagaccacataggCTACGccccaggggcggtccagcccacaagacgaagccttgtggggcacgactctgctcggcacctcccgcaagacaccgggaagatatcctgaagatactacgagatctgttaggaaaTGTATGATcacaagattcctgtaatctgttattactttccggttatctttcagatctaaccgacttataaccctgcccccccccggactatataaggcgggcagggaccccctccaaacaaatgcaatatcatatgatagctaatacaaactaacagaccacaggagtagggatattacgtcatactgactgcctaaacctgtctaactcgtgtgtctttgttgccttcttattcttgatcacacgcttctctaccgatcaatttaccttcgtgggatacccctcggaggactgtcgatgatattctattgacagttggtgcgctaggtaggggtgtgcatgctgtttccttgtcgaacaagatggctttttccgtaggcACTTTGTCCGTCCCAGCAGTCCGGCTAGATTTTCACAGTCGGAATCGATcttgtggatcatcaacgctgactggagtcggagagctcctcgaactGGTGTAGATCAATTTTGTGCCGATCACCCCCGCACCTACGACTGCAGaaccgatctcagaaccacctccaaggtcgtcttcatcaacaactcgctgCCAGCTTCCTCACTACTAgaagaggcagatcaacaatgacgatttgATTGTAtctatcgatcaggttggtctgaagctcACCGGTTGCCTCTCCATCATCGAATTGGCTCAGGACACTCTGGTTCAATGCTGACCatccctccgatccagatctatcagaggctactTAGAAAACTCTAGGggctacggccctaccctttgggttcaccaacgccATCGACGCTTACCAAAATTCCCTAATGGGTAGATTCAGTCGACCAGGCTAGAaatgtccatcctctcgccgaccagatcactgAACCAGCCTTTGCCCACCAGTCAACATGCTCCACATCGGCCTGATGCTCTGGAgcgtccctctagaccatcccagaggagaatctggactctgagtcctagggctctacagaGACCATCGCCGAAAGGACCACCGAGCTACTTCTTCCCCCTCTGTTCCATGGTAGCGTAATCTTCAACATCAGAGTCAACAGCCCCCCTCAGAATAGTGAAACCA includes:
- the LOC136458435 gene encoding uncharacterized protein yields the protein MGERKVLNKYYPHDFDPSKVPRRRRPKNEQTKVRTMLPMTVRCGACGEYLGRGTKFNARMEDVPGERYLGAIRVFRFYIKCSRCSAEIAFKTDPRNSGYALESGASATRTLLVEEEEELGRDGGGDAMAALERRARDGRREMEADAALEEAHSLNARRARVAPEQALEALLCRRSQDKTMQEQEQDADEALVRSVHFRNSAGYVKRIEEDDDREEEEDAFTVSLPRTMPDHQAHENKEEKRRQAPVVIVSKRRCVPMTVTEDKSHDGGHADKSEGKASAGDTKANSGALQVLCCSYDSDQEET